The Aggregicoccus sp. 17bor-14 genome window below encodes:
- a CDS encoding biotin/lipoyl-containing protein, which yields MRYFTKLQGQKEPAPVDIEPAGPGRYKLTLNGKTHLVDALTLEHGAVSMLVDGESYGVEFEDVGDEVAVLVKGQITRIDVANERKLRLRAAGAAFSAEGKQTIVAPMPGKVVKILVAVGDEVKEGQGLVVVEAMKMENELKSPKAGKVTELHAKEGSAVEINAKLVVVE from the coding sequence ATGCGCTACTTCACGAAGCTGCAGGGCCAGAAGGAGCCCGCGCCGGTGGACATCGAGCCCGCCGGCCCGGGCCGCTACAAGCTCACGCTCAACGGCAAGACCCACCTGGTGGACGCGCTCACGCTCGAGCACGGCGCGGTGAGCATGCTGGTGGACGGCGAGAGCTACGGCGTCGAGTTCGAGGACGTGGGCGACGAGGTGGCGGTGCTGGTCAAGGGCCAGATCACCCGCATCGACGTGGCCAACGAGCGCAAGCTGCGCCTGCGCGCCGCCGGCGCCGCCTTCAGCGCCGAGGGCAAGCAGACCATCGTCGCGCCCATGCCCGGCAAGGTGGTGAAGATCCTGGTCGCCGTGGGTGACGAGGTGAAGGAGGGCCAGGGGCTCGTCGTCGTCGAGGCGATGAAGATGGAGAACGAGCTCAAGAGCCCCAAGGCCGGCAAGGTCACCGAGCTGCACGCGAAGGAAGGCAGCGCCGTGGAGATCAACGCCAAGCTCGTAGTCGTGGAGTAG
- the accC gene encoding acetyl-CoA carboxylase biotin carboxylase subunit: protein MPKIRKILVANRGEIAIRVMRTCKELGIATVAVFSEADRSALHVRTADQAFLVGPPPSRESYLVQERILEAAKKSGADAIHPGYGFLSENASFVRACEKAGITFIGPPASAMDAMGEKTRARQNMIKAGVPVVPGTAEPIATLEEARAYSQKIDFPVMLKAAGGGGGKGMRRVDRIEDFDSAWRGAKSEAMNAFGNDAVYIEKYLDKPHHVEIQVFADQYGNTIHLNERECSAQRRHQKVVEETPSPILTPEMRRAMGEVAVKAAKAVNYVGAGTVEFLVDSKRNFYFLEMNTRLQVEHPVTEWVTGLDLVALQIKVAEGEKLPLSEAPEPQGHAIEVRIYAEDPLQNFMPSPGKIQYLRVPGGPNVRDDSGVYAGYTVPMTYDPMISKLSVWAPTRAEAVARCRRALDEYVVKGITTNVRYLKAVLDHPEFKAGDYDTSFLVRHHEALTHGEDPHLTEIALMASVVHAYERDEKLKRTLTEKAGAGSGTGGAISPWRRALR from the coding sequence ATGCCCAAGATCCGCAAGATCCTCGTCGCCAACCGCGGGGAGATCGCCATCCGGGTGATGCGCACCTGCAAGGAGCTCGGCATCGCCACGGTGGCCGTCTTCTCCGAGGCGGACCGCTCCGCGCTGCACGTGCGCACCGCCGACCAGGCGTTCCTCGTCGGTCCCCCGCCCAGCCGCGAGAGCTACCTCGTGCAGGAGCGCATCCTCGAGGCCGCCAAGAAGAGCGGCGCGGATGCCATCCACCCCGGCTACGGCTTCCTCAGCGAGAACGCGTCCTTCGTGCGCGCCTGCGAGAAGGCCGGCATCACGTTCATCGGCCCGCCGGCTTCCGCCATGGACGCCATGGGCGAGAAGACCCGCGCCCGCCAGAACATGATCAAGGCGGGGGTCCCCGTGGTGCCCGGCACCGCGGAGCCCATCGCCACGCTGGAGGAGGCGCGCGCCTACTCCCAGAAGATCGACTTCCCCGTGATGCTCAAGGCCGCGGGCGGCGGCGGCGGCAAGGGCATGCGCCGCGTGGACCGCATCGAGGACTTCGACTCCGCCTGGCGCGGCGCGAAGAGCGAGGCGATGAACGCGTTCGGCAACGACGCGGTCTACATCGAGAAGTACCTCGACAAGCCCCACCACGTGGAGATCCAGGTGTTCGCCGACCAGTACGGCAACACCATCCACCTCAACGAGCGCGAGTGCTCGGCGCAGCGCCGCCACCAGAAGGTGGTGGAGGAGACGCCCAGCCCCATCCTCACCCCCGAGATGCGCCGCGCCATGGGCGAGGTCGCCGTCAAGGCCGCCAAGGCCGTGAACTACGTGGGCGCGGGCACGGTGGAGTTCCTCGTGGACTCCAAGCGCAACTTCTACTTCCTCGAGATGAACACCCGGTTGCAGGTGGAGCACCCGGTGACCGAGTGGGTCACGGGGCTGGACCTGGTGGCGCTGCAGATCAAGGTCGCCGAGGGCGAGAAGCTCCCGCTGAGCGAAGCGCCCGAGCCCCAGGGCCACGCCATCGAGGTGCGCATCTACGCCGAGGACCCGCTGCAGAACTTCATGCCCAGCCCGGGCAAGATCCAGTACCTGCGCGTGCCCGGCGGCCCCAACGTGCGCGACGACTCGGGCGTGTACGCCGGCTACACCGTGCCGATGACGTACGACCCGATGATCTCCAAGCTCAGCGTGTGGGCCCCCACCCGCGCCGAGGCCGTGGCCCGCTGCCGCCGCGCGCTGGACGAGTACGTGGTCAAGGGCATCACCACCAACGTGCGCTACCTCAAGGCCGTGCTCGACCACCCCGAGTTCAAGGCCGGCGACTACGACACCAGCTTCCTCGTGCGCCACCACGAGGCGCTCACCCACGGCGAGGACCCGCACCTCACCGAGATCGCCCTCATGGCCAGCGTGGTGCACGCCTACGAGCGCGACGAGAAGCTCAAGCGCACCCTCACCGAGAAGGCCGGTGCGGGCAGCGGCACCGGCGGCGCCATCAGCCCCTGGCGCCGCGCGCTCCGTTAA
- the cheB gene encoding chemotaxis-specific protein-glutamate methyltransferase CheB: MSTAPPPPSRTLPLRVLVVDDSAVVRQGMLQLLSGHADVEVSVAADPLFAMERMRRLEPDVILLDLEMPRMDGLSFLRQLRRGPNPVPVVICSGYAAAGTARALEALEAGAADVVGKPRLGVRGFLEESAVLLLDTLRAAAQTRRRRPALAPLPRAPFPAASPAALALPGGARQVIAVGASTGGPEALRLLLAALPEDTPGIVVAQHMPEGFTAAFARSLDAASRLHVKEAAAGDRVQAGQVLIAPGNHHLRVRRLPEGGLGVELDQGPLVSRHRPSVNVLFESVAACAGAGAVGLLLTGMGDDGARGLLAMREAGSTTLAQDEASCVVFGMPRVAIESGAAQAVVGLPEMPAALLRACGRRAPA, translated from the coding sequence ATGAGCACCGCGCCGCCCCCGCCCTCCCGGACCCTGCCCCTGCGCGTCCTCGTCGTCGACGACTCGGCCGTGGTGCGCCAGGGCATGCTGCAGCTGCTCTCCGGCCACGCGGACGTGGAGGTGAGCGTGGCGGCCGACCCGCTCTTCGCCATGGAGCGCATGCGGCGCCTGGAGCCGGACGTCATCCTGCTGGACCTGGAGATGCCCCGCATGGACGGGCTCTCCTTCCTGCGCCAGCTGCGGCGCGGGCCCAACCCCGTCCCCGTGGTCATCTGCTCGGGCTACGCCGCGGCCGGCACCGCGCGCGCGCTGGAAGCGCTCGAGGCCGGGGCCGCGGACGTGGTGGGCAAGCCGCGGCTCGGCGTGCGCGGCTTCCTCGAGGAGTCCGCGGTGCTGCTGCTGGACACCCTGCGCGCCGCCGCCCAGACGCGCCGCCGCCGCCCGGCCCTCGCGCCGCTGCCGCGCGCCCCCTTCCCCGCTGCCTCCCCCGCCGCGCTCGCCCTCCCCGGCGGCGCGCGCCAGGTCATCGCGGTGGGCGCCTCCACCGGCGGCCCCGAGGCGCTGCGGCTGCTGCTCGCGGCGCTGCCCGAGGACACCCCGGGCATCGTCGTGGCCCAGCACATGCCCGAGGGCTTCACCGCCGCGTTCGCGCGCTCGCTCGATGCGGCCTCGCGCCTGCACGTGAAGGAGGCGGCCGCGGGAGACCGCGTGCAGGCGGGCCAGGTGCTCATCGCCCCGGGCAACCACCACCTGCGCGTGCGCCGCCTGCCGGAGGGCGGCCTCGGCGTGGAGCTGGACCAGGGGCCGCTCGTCTCGCGCCACCGCCCCAGCGTGAACGTGCTCTTCGAGTCCGTGGCCGCCTGCGCGGGGGCAGGCGCCGTGGGCCTGCTGCTCACCGGCATGGGGGACGACGGCGCGCGCGGCCTGCTCGCCATGCGCGAGGCCGGCAGCACCACGCTCGCCCAGGACGAGGCGAGCTGCGTGGTGTTCGGCATGCCCCGCGTCGCCATCGAGAGCGGCGCGGCCCAGGCCGTGGTGGGGCTCCCGGAGATGCCCGCGGCGCTGCTGCGCGCCTGCGGCCGGCGCGCCCCGGCGTAG
- a CDS encoding protein-glutamate O-methyltransferase CheR codes for MSWGPTELPPLSDPGFARFQHLVREAAGISLTDAKRSLLVGRLTRRVRELGLESFDAYYARVEQSPEERVHMLDCVSTNETHFFREPQHFQYLCERVLPAWRAQAAAGTRSRTVRAWSAACSTGEEPFSLAMLLMEHLPAEEGWKVEVLATDLSTRVLRAAEAATWPLARARDIPEAYLKRYMLEGTGPQAGRMRACTALRERIRWARLNLVEQPWPQALFDVPFDLVFCRNVLMYFDPDCKARVVRRLLERLAPDGLFFVGHAESLLGLGAGIGVAPRAPTIYGRAR; via the coding sequence GTGAGCTGGGGGCCCACCGAGCTGCCGCCCCTGAGCGACCCCGGGTTCGCCCGCTTCCAGCACCTCGTGCGCGAGGCAGCGGGCATCTCCCTCACGGACGCCAAGCGCTCGCTGCTGGTGGGCCGGCTCACCCGGCGCGTGCGCGAGCTGGGCCTGGAGAGCTTCGACGCCTACTACGCCCGCGTGGAGCAGAGCCCCGAGGAGCGGGTGCACATGCTCGACTGCGTCTCCACCAACGAGACGCACTTCTTCCGCGAGCCGCAGCACTTCCAGTACCTGTGCGAGCGCGTGCTGCCCGCCTGGCGCGCCCAGGCCGCCGCGGGCACCCGCTCGCGCACCGTGCGCGCCTGGAGCGCCGCCTGCTCCACCGGCGAGGAGCCCTTCAGCCTCGCCATGCTCCTGATGGAGCACCTGCCGGCGGAGGAGGGCTGGAAGGTGGAGGTGCTCGCCACGGATCTCTCCACCCGCGTGCTGCGCGCCGCCGAGGCCGCCACCTGGCCGCTCGCCCGCGCGCGCGACATCCCCGAGGCCTACCTGAAGCGCTACATGCTCGAGGGCACCGGACCGCAGGCCGGGCGCATGCGCGCCTGCACGGCCCTGCGCGAGCGCATCCGCTGGGCGCGCCTCAACCTGGTGGAGCAGCCCTGGCCGCAAGCGCTGTTCGACGTCCCCTTCGACCTCGTCTTCTGCCGCAACGTGCTCATGTACTTCGACCCGGACTGCAAGGCGCGCGTGGTGCGCAGGCTGCTGGAGCGGCTCGCGCCGGACGGCCTCTTCTTCGTGGGCCACGCCGAGAGCCTCCTGGGGCTGGGCGCGGGCATCGGCGTCGCGCCGCGCGCCCCCACCATCTACGGACGGGCCCGATGA
- a CDS encoding chemotaxis protein CheW, with protein sequence MRRPGARRADTRDLEAPAPVQQFLSFRLGADTCAVPILRVHEILQFETVTPVPNTPAFIRGVLDRRGSALPVVDLAVKLGRPQSPLSKWSCVVVLEVAVDPGPPGPPGTPARGETVLLGALVDTVEEVLDFGAGDIQPPPALGAGLRLEYLQGLGKRDKQFVLLLDIDRVLTASELELAGTITAPEAAPDAATEASAEAPAEPAQPSAPSEAGEP encoded by the coding sequence GTGAGGCGCCCGGGAGCGAGGCGCGCCGACACGAGGGACCTGGAGGCGCCGGCGCCGGTCCAGCAGTTCCTGAGCTTCCGCCTCGGCGCGGACACCTGCGCGGTGCCCATCCTGCGCGTGCACGAGATCCTGCAGTTCGAGACCGTCACGCCCGTCCCCAACACCCCCGCCTTCATCCGCGGCGTGCTCGACCGCCGCGGCAGCGCGCTGCCCGTGGTGGACCTCGCGGTGAAGCTCGGCCGGCCGCAGAGCCCGCTGAGCAAGTGGAGCTGCGTGGTGGTGCTCGAGGTGGCCGTCGACCCGGGCCCCCCGGGCCCCCCGGGCACCCCGGCCAGGGGGGAGACGGTGCTGCTGGGCGCGCTGGTGGACACGGTGGAGGAGGTGCTGGACTTCGGCGCCGGGGACATCCAGCCCCCGCCCGCGCTCGGCGCCGGGCTGCGGCTCGAGTACCTGCAGGGGCTGGGCAAGCGCGACAAGCAGTTCGTGCTCCTGCTGGACATCGACCGCGTCCTCACCGCCTCCGAGCTGGAGCTCGCCGGGACGATCACCGCGCCCGAGGCAGCGCCTGACGCTGCGACCGAGGCCTCGGCCGAAGCGCCGGCCGAGCCGGCCCAGCCCTCCGCGCCGTCCGAGGCCGGCGAGCCGTGA
- a CDS encoding methyl-accepting chemotaxis protein, whose amino-acid sequence MSHWNNWSIGTRLGLAFATLVAILLTAGLFAVDTMGRMNDASTELVDGRYGTIALLSEAASLHEENALNTMRLILMSNVGANAEEQQRLAAHMAENTKGITERVSRIEARLETERERELLKAVTAARKPYIESRERVKLLFARGEGPDAILLMNQEMVPALDAYRATWKALIEHEHTLMVDTDNANDARFLRTRALLFAFTLFAVCFAAVFAVLTTRSVTRPIDTVVRHAERIAQGNLRERVEVDRGDETGKLQRAMRAMVEQLARIIGEVSTGASALSAGSEQISSASQALSQGTSEQASSVEETSASLQQMNASITQNAEVGRQTEASSRQAALEVEEGSRAVQETVVAMRSIAERIGIIEEIAYQTNLLALNAAIEAARAGDQGRGFAVVATEVRKLAERSQKAAKEIAGVADSSVRTAERSGQLLGALVPTIRKAAELVQEVSAASSEQATGVAQISRAMGTVDEVTQRNASAAEELSATAEEMAQQADGLRSLISFFELAERPPAAPSAPPRSAPPPRAAPAAPTYLPTRSATASAPHSDDADFRPFGAAK is encoded by the coding sequence ATGAGTCACTGGAACAACTGGAGCATCGGAACCCGCCTCGGCCTCGCCTTCGCCACGCTCGTGGCCATCCTGCTGACGGCCGGCCTCTTCGCCGTGGACACCATGGGGCGCATGAACGACGCCTCGACCGAGCTCGTGGACGGGCGCTACGGGACCATCGCACTGCTGAGCGAGGCGGCGAGCCTGCACGAGGAGAACGCCCTGAACACCATGCGGCTCATCCTCATGAGCAACGTGGGGGCGAACGCCGAGGAGCAGCAGCGCCTCGCCGCCCACATGGCCGAGAACACGAAGGGCATCACCGAGCGCGTGAGCAGGATCGAGGCGCGGCTCGAGACCGAGCGCGAGCGCGAGCTGCTCAAGGCGGTGACGGCCGCGCGCAAGCCCTACATCGAGAGCCGCGAGCGGGTGAAGCTGCTCTTCGCCCGCGGCGAGGGCCCGGACGCCATCCTCCTGATGAACCAGGAGATGGTGCCCGCCCTCGACGCCTACCGCGCGACCTGGAAGGCCCTCATCGAGCACGAGCACACGCTGATGGTGGACACCGACAACGCCAACGACGCGCGCTTCCTGCGCACGCGCGCCCTCCTCTTCGCCTTCACCCTGTTCGCCGTCTGCTTCGCGGCGGTGTTCGCCGTCCTCACCACCCGCAGCGTCACCCGCCCCATCGACACCGTGGTGCGCCACGCCGAGCGCATCGCCCAGGGCAACCTGCGCGAGCGCGTGGAGGTGGACCGCGGGGACGAGACCGGCAAGCTGCAGCGTGCGATGCGCGCCATGGTGGAGCAGCTCGCCCGCATCATCGGCGAGGTGAGCACCGGCGCGAGCGCGCTGTCGGCCGGCAGCGAGCAGATCTCGTCCGCCTCCCAGGCGCTCTCGCAGGGCACCAGCGAGCAGGCCTCCTCGGTGGAGGAGACCAGCGCGAGCCTGCAGCAGATGAACGCCTCCATCACCCAGAACGCCGAGGTGGGCCGCCAGACGGAGGCCAGCTCGCGCCAGGCCGCGCTCGAGGTGGAGGAGGGCAGCCGCGCGGTGCAGGAGACGGTGGTGGCCATGCGCAGCATCGCCGAGCGCATCGGCATCATCGAGGAGATCGCCTACCAGACGAACCTGCTCGCCCTCAACGCGGCCATCGAGGCGGCGCGCGCGGGCGACCAGGGCCGCGGCTTCGCCGTGGTGGCCACCGAGGTGCGCAAGCTCGCCGAGCGCAGCCAGAAGGCCGCCAAGGAGATCGCCGGCGTCGCGGACTCGAGCGTGCGGACCGCTGAGCGCTCCGGGCAGCTGCTCGGCGCGCTGGTGCCCACCATCCGCAAGGCCGCCGAGCTGGTGCAGGAGGTGAGCGCCGCCTCCAGCGAGCAGGCCACCGGCGTCGCGCAGATCAGCCGCGCCATGGGCACCGTGGACGAGGTCACCCAGCGCAACGCCTCGGCCGCCGAGGAGCTCAGCGCCACGGCGGAGGAGATGGCCCAGCAGGCGGACGGCCTGCGCAGCCTCATCTCCTTCTTCGAGCTCGCCGAGCGGCCCCCGGCCGCGCCCTCCGCGCCGCCCCGCTCCGCCCCGCCCCCGCGCGCGGCCCCGGCCGCTCCCACCTACCTGCCCACGCGCAGCGCCACGGCGAGCGCGCCGCACAGCGACGACGCCGACTTCCGTCCCTTCGGAGCCGCCAAGTGA
- a CDS encoding chemotaxis protein CheA — MEFDHDLLVRTFAAEAEERLAEFEQGLLLLEARPDDAELLQSLFRTAHTLKGSASLVGFDAVSALAHALEEVLEPLRSGRLRADRDLVSLLLDAADGLRQLGALAIEGRDAEAHSEAHSEADAEPASLALLRARLAAAAAGHLPGARPAPPPAAEPPAAEPLAPAPRGRSLRVEAQRLDRMLDLCGELAIARARVTDLMERGSASAEAALEAQRGTDRLFLDLQELVLRARMVPVGTAFRPLVRTVRDLAASLGKRARLELQGESVEIDNAVLEQLKDPLQHMVRNALDHGVEAPALRQALGKDPCARLMLRAFHEGSTVGVELSDDGAGIARGRVLARARERGLVGPDETPEPAALDALIFAPGFSTAETVTELSGRGVGLDVVRRNLEQLRGSASVESSPGQGTRITLRLPLTLALIQGFRVQVGPEVYVLPLESVTECLDLPLEAEGRGRASGLFSLRGAALPYLRLRSHFRVPGPAPARECVVVVRHGRGHAGLAVDALLGEGQTVVKPLGRLFHRLPGIAGSAILGDGRVALILDVPTLLRQALQPVLPSSPPRPSTP, encoded by the coding sequence ATGGAGTTCGACCACGACCTGCTGGTGCGCACCTTCGCCGCCGAGGCCGAGGAGCGGCTCGCCGAGTTCGAGCAGGGGCTGCTCCTGCTCGAGGCGCGCCCGGACGACGCGGAGCTGCTCCAGTCGCTCTTCCGCACCGCGCACACCCTCAAGGGCTCCGCCTCGCTCGTCGGCTTCGACGCGGTGAGCGCGCTCGCCCACGCGCTCGAGGAGGTGCTCGAGCCCCTGCGCTCCGGGCGCCTGCGCGCGGACCGGGACCTGGTCAGCCTGCTGCTCGACGCGGCGGACGGGCTGCGCCAGCTGGGCGCGCTCGCCATCGAGGGCCGTGACGCCGAAGCTCACTCCGAAGCTCACTCCGAAGCGGACGCCGAGCCCGCCTCGCTCGCCCTGCTGCGCGCGCGGCTCGCCGCCGCGGCCGCGGGGCACCTGCCCGGCGCGCGCCCCGCCCCGCCTCCCGCGGCCGAGCCCCCTGCGGCCGAGCCGCTCGCGCCCGCGCCCCGGGGCCGCTCCCTGCGCGTGGAGGCGCAGCGGCTCGACCGCATGCTGGACCTGTGCGGCGAGCTCGCCATCGCCCGCGCCCGGGTGACGGACCTGATGGAGCGCGGCAGCGCCTCGGCCGAGGCCGCGCTCGAGGCCCAGCGCGGCACCGACCGCCTCTTCCTCGACCTGCAGGAGCTGGTGCTGCGCGCGCGCATGGTGCCGGTGGGCACCGCGTTCCGCCCGCTCGTGCGCACCGTGCGCGACCTCGCCGCCTCCCTGGGCAAGCGCGCGCGGCTCGAGCTGCAGGGCGAGAGCGTGGAGATCGACAACGCGGTGCTCGAGCAGCTCAAGGACCCGCTCCAGCACATGGTGCGCAACGCGCTGGACCACGGCGTCGAGGCGCCCGCCCTGCGCCAGGCGCTGGGCAAGGACCCCTGCGCCCGGCTGATGCTGCGCGCCTTCCACGAGGGCTCCACCGTGGGCGTGGAGCTGAGCGACGACGGGGCGGGCATCGCGCGCGGGCGCGTGCTCGCGCGCGCCCGCGAGCGCGGCCTGGTGGGCCCGGACGAGACGCCCGAGCCCGCGGCGCTGGACGCGCTCATCTTCGCCCCCGGCTTCTCCACCGCCGAGACCGTCACCGAGCTGTCCGGCCGCGGCGTGGGCCTGGACGTGGTGCGGCGCAACCTGGAGCAGCTGCGCGGCAGCGCCTCGGTGGAGAGCTCCCCGGGCCAGGGCACCCGCATCACCCTGCGCCTGCCGCTCACGCTCGCCCTCATCCAGGGCTTCCGCGTGCAGGTGGGCCCCGAGGTCTACGTGCTACCGCTCGAGAGCGTCACCGAGTGCCTGGACCTGCCACTCGAGGCCGAGGGGCGCGGGCGCGCGAGCGGGCTCTTCAGCCTGCGCGGCGCGGCGCTGCCCTACCTGCGGCTGCGCAGCCACTTCCGCGTCCCGGGCCCGGCGCCCGCGCGCGAGTGCGTGGTGGTGGTGCGCCACGGGCGCGGCCACGCCGGCCTCGCCGTGGATGCGCTGCTCGGCGAGGGCCAGACCGTGGTCAAGCCGCTCGGCCGCCTCTTCCACCGCCTCCCGGGCATCGCCGGCTCCGCCATCCTCGGCGACGGCCGCGTTGCCCTCATCCTGGACGTGCCCACCCTGCTGCGCCAGGCGCTGCAGCCCGTCCTCCCCTCCTCCCCCCCTCGCCCGAGCACACCATGA
- a CDS encoding chemotaxis protein CheD: MSAVRGLSLQHAAPAPQRAAHYLYAGAVLATATPTAVTTVLGSCVAVCLWDARLGVGGLNHYMLPFAPAGEAPSARYGDAALPELVTRLAALGSAPAHLQAHVVGGAHVMQELEHARHLGADNVQLALRFLAALNIPVASRETGGTRGRQLLFHTDDGAARVRAF; this comes from the coding sequence GTGAGCGCCGTGCGCGGCCTCTCCCTTCAGCACGCGGCCCCGGCGCCGCAGCGCGCCGCGCACTACCTGTACGCGGGCGCCGTGCTCGCCACCGCCACGCCCACCGCCGTCACCACCGTGCTCGGCTCCTGCGTGGCGGTGTGCCTCTGGGACGCGCGCCTGGGAGTGGGCGGGCTCAACCACTACATGCTGCCCTTCGCCCCCGCGGGCGAGGCCCCCTCCGCCCGCTACGGGGACGCCGCCCTGCCCGAGCTCGTCACCCGCCTCGCCGCGCTGGGCTCGGCGCCGGCGCACCTGCAGGCCCACGTGGTGGGCGGCGCGCACGTGATGCAGGAGCTGGAGCACGCGCGCCACCTGGGCGCGGACAACGTGCAGCTCGCGCTGCGCTTCCTCGCCGCGCTGAACATCCCCGTCGCCTCGCGCGAGACGGGGGGCACCCGCGGCCGCCAGCTCCTCTTCCACACCGACGACGGCGCCGCCCGCGTGAGGGCCTTCTGA
- a CDS encoding GAF domain-containing protein: MKDPMKELPLTALLEKSQAAQKTQAENLQRVNDGLRDLVATLRRESDRLGTVSPARPTPPPLAAPASLPLAAAAPDPLREALRARDTQLARMQQLLDGIQAENQQLTERFQAVEQQGFQLLNGAVAASRLHGLLSRQEVLEALQDIVVNLVGTEQVALFEASEDGQALELARSLGVDAGPLRRVSAARGLLGQALRSGQVWVADDDTDIGALPHERTLSACVPLRVGPVPVGAVAIFRLLPHKERLDAVDRALFQQLGTHASTALYCARLHELQQQSRVR; this comes from the coding sequence ATGAAGGATCCGATGAAGGAGCTGCCCCTCACCGCCCTGCTCGAGAAGAGCCAGGCCGCACAGAAGACCCAGGCGGAGAACCTGCAGCGGGTGAACGACGGCCTGAGGGACCTGGTGGCCACCCTGCGCCGCGAGAGCGACCGGCTCGGCACCGTCTCGCCCGCGCGGCCCACGCCCCCGCCGCTCGCCGCCCCGGCCTCCCTCCCGCTCGCTGCCGCCGCGCCGGACCCGCTGCGCGAGGCGCTGCGCGCGCGCGACACCCAGCTCGCGCGCATGCAGCAGCTGCTGGACGGCATCCAGGCGGAGAACCAGCAGCTCACCGAGCGCTTCCAGGCGGTGGAGCAGCAGGGCTTCCAGCTGCTCAACGGCGCCGTGGCCGCGAGCCGCCTGCACGGCCTGCTCAGCCGCCAGGAGGTGCTCGAGGCGCTGCAGGACATCGTGGTGAACCTGGTGGGCACCGAGCAGGTGGCCCTCTTCGAGGCGAGCGAGGATGGCCAGGCGCTCGAGCTCGCGCGCTCGCTCGGCGTGGACGCTGGTCCCCTGCGCCGGGTGAGCGCGGCGCGCGGCCTGCTCGGCCAGGCGCTGCGCAGCGGCCAGGTGTGGGTGGCGGACGACGACACGGACATCGGCGCGCTGCCCCACGAGCGCACCCTGAGCGCCTGCGTGCCGCTGCGCGTGGGCCCCGTGCCGGTGGGCGCGGTGGCCATCTTCCGGCTGCTGCCCCACAAGGAGCGGCTGGACGCGGTGGACCGCGCGCTGTTCCAGCAGCTGGGCACCCACGCCTCCACGGCCCTCTACTGCGCGCGCCTGCACGAGCTGCAGCAGCAGTCGCGGGTCCGGTGA
- a CDS encoding response regulator, whose amino-acid sequence MPTKKKVLLVDDSRTVLLMEQMCLGREPYELLTATNGREAVDKALSERPDLILMDVMMPTLGGFEALRELRAQEATRRIPVIMVTTRSELENVTAGYESGCNDYVFKPINAPELLAKVRNHLGS is encoded by the coding sequence GTGCCCACCAAGAAGAAGGTCCTGCTCGTCGACGACTCGAGGACGGTGCTCCTCATGGAGCAGATGTGCCTGGGCCGCGAGCCCTATGAGCTGCTCACCGCCACCAACGGGCGCGAGGCGGTGGACAAGGCGCTGAGCGAGCGGCCGGACCTCATCCTGATGGACGTGATGATGCCCACCCTGGGCGGCTTCGAGGCCCTGCGCGAGCTGCGCGCGCAGGAGGCCACCCGCCGCATCCCCGTCATCATGGTCACCACCCGCAGCGAGCTGGAGAACGTGACGGCCGGCTACGAGAGCGGCTGCAACGACTACGTCTTCAAGCCCATCAACGCCCCCGAGCTGCTCGCGAAGGTGCGCAACCACCTCGGCTCCTGA